In the Ruminococcus albus 7 = DSM 20455 genome, one interval contains:
- a CDS encoding sugar transferase, whose product MSDFKKKLIKTATYSGVALGAAFVVMRAIAKKQKPKSEYADRPEEQNPMKGKKVVFVEDNNDPINADGKNGHLEAVGVCNHTPTFYEKYVKRGLDVVLSFGGMVVLSPLYAFAAIAIKCDDPGPAIFKQKRVAQSKGYFELMKLLDVGVA is encoded by the coding sequence ATGTCCGATTTCAAAAAGAAACTGATAAAGACAGCTACATATTCGGGTGTTGCGCTTGGTGCGGCTTTCGTTGTTATGCGAGCTATTGCAAAGAAACAGAAGCCGAAGTCCGAATACGCCGACCGCCCTGAGGAGCAGAACCCCATGAAGGGCAAAAAGGTCGTATTTGTTGAGGACAACAACGACCCAATTAATGCCGACGGCAAAAACGGACATCTTGAGGCTGTCGGAGTATGCAATCATACACCGACTTTTTATGAGAAGTATGTAAAGCGCGGACTTGATGTGGTGCTTTCATTCGGAGGTATGGTTGTTCTTTCGCCGCTCTACGCATTTGCAGCGATAGCGATAAAATGCGACGATCCGGGTCCCGCTATATTCAAGCAGAAGCGCGTTGCCCAGTCAAAGGGTTACTTTGAGCTGATGAAATTACTCGATGTAGGAGTTGCATGA